The proteins below are encoded in one region of Halalkalicoccus jeotgali B3:
- a CDS encoding glycoside hydrolase family 97 catalytic domain-containing protein gives MSEKRSQRAVTESSRRGFLGGVGALVAAAAYSRDVPAAVAARVTNDEDDAVQRVSSPDGSIAVTIDLSDGVPTYEVACNGTTYIEPSTVGFDFRNQPSFGASEGEGGAALGATGSERESATEGWDPVWGSYERVSAEYESLVVGLEERDDPGRSANLEVRVFDDGVGFRVILDESFASNSERAVITTENTGFDFAGDYTAWWIENEVTNPRFEQEYTESALSEIPGGTRETRPTDTPIRNGAHTPLTVDAGDVYLSVHESNLEDYAAATLAPRSQEGGTEFGTELTPLPDGTRASLELPNATPWRTIQIGSTPGDLVESELIPLLADPLDEPAFPTVGGEADTDWIIPRKYAGIWWTMIAGSANWEYRPDGSFESPEEAAGYVHGARTERMKRYMSFASENGLDSVLVEGWNEGWDTYPGDGSGLEFGVDDSYPDFDVREVTGFGAALDDPVEMTIHNETAGNLPQYEAQIAEDDIFEQYEEVGIHTIKNGYVSDPGLIITDEDENPQPTHNQHNQLAVNHHRLVMRAAAKHRQMLEIHEGIKPTGEIRTYPNVANREVVKAQEYDGFGQLGSNVGREHHVTLPFTRMLAGPTSYQPGIFDLTFNDDRGGRIQTTRAKQLAMYPTYLSGLQMVADRMEAYVNEEFALGEALQAASGDLDGMITDDAWRNAFGTNFVAVDPNRVPSGSSVSVTVRDVPSAGTYDLHLRYASAPEDNAGRVIEAGGPRATLRVNGSTETIAPEFTEYWDQWEVFTTAVELDAGDNEVAIELHYENGESFEGDVGGFNLNTVAVTESGDPSPIPAEYEGYTPESENFDAKPEFAFIEDVPVDWDETRVVDSAIGEYVVTARRSGEEWYVGSMTDGGGRALDVPLDFLAPGESGGSGRGRAPRGPKYVAEIYSDGVGAGVDSDPTDVRIDEAIVDPSTTLLVSMAPSGGTAIRLRPAKGRERSERPSYERPEQTLTYSIDSEAGLGEPLVTATGSNDGDFVGGTTVEIEVDGEVVAVDNVRLPPGASEDTVELGYRISSIGTYDVVVRDPESGDELASGTVSVEPGELVVELSDPGGDDYGPGGYVYPTDGAFEDGAFDLRSFALYETDAQYRFAFTVENLYDTFDGAFSPHYFLLYLRDPSRSDGRTTGLDDLGLTAEFEAPWHYRIDASGFGRAVVDSEGTGLGTPDLVVDFESDTVIVSVGKDVLGGLDPTDAELAPLVGSEDNGALRPVAVDPESFVFGGAREGAVGNAPRVVDLLTPDGVAQEAALEYDADSLATIPFTSL, from the coding sequence ATGAGTGAGAAGCGATCTCAGCGTGCGGTGACGGAGTCGAGTCGGCGAGGGTTCCTCGGGGGCGTCGGGGCGCTCGTCGCCGCGGCGGCGTACAGCCGGGACGTGCCCGCGGCGGTGGCCGCCCGGGTCACGAACGACGAGGACGACGCCGTCCAGCGCGTCTCCTCGCCCGACGGGTCGATCGCGGTGACAATCGACCTCTCGGACGGCGTTCCGACCTACGAGGTGGCCTGCAACGGAACGACCTACATCGAGCCCTCCACGGTGGGCTTTGACTTCCGGAACCAGCCATCCTTCGGCGCGAGCGAGGGCGAGGGCGGGGCTGCACTCGGGGCCACGGGAAGCGAACGCGAGTCGGCCACCGAGGGGTGGGACCCCGTCTGGGGCTCCTACGAACGTGTCTCGGCCGAGTACGAGTCGCTCGTCGTCGGCCTGGAGGAACGAGACGATCCGGGTCGATCGGCCAACCTGGAGGTCCGGGTGTTCGACGACGGGGTGGGCTTTCGTGTGATCCTCGACGAAAGCTTCGCGAGTAACTCCGAGCGAGCGGTCATCACCACCGAGAACACCGGCTTCGACTTCGCGGGTGACTACACCGCGTGGTGGATCGAAAACGAGGTCACGAACCCGCGATTCGAACAGGAGTACACCGAGTCGGCGCTGAGTGAGATCCCCGGCGGCACCCGCGAGACCCGCCCGACCGATACCCCGATACGGAACGGCGCGCACACGCCGCTGACGGTCGACGCCGGGGACGTCTACCTGAGCGTCCACGAGTCGAACCTCGAGGATTACGCCGCGGCGACGCTCGCGCCCCGCTCACAAGAGGGCGGAACCGAGTTCGGTACCGAACTCACGCCGCTTCCGGACGGGACGCGGGCCTCGCTCGAACTGCCGAACGCCACGCCGTGGCGGACGATCCAGATCGGGTCGACGCCCGGCGATCTCGTCGAATCGGAGCTGATACCGCTGCTTGCGGATCCTCTCGACGAACCGGCGTTTCCGACTGTCGGCGGGGAAGCCGACACCGACTGGATCATCCCCCGAAAGTATGCCGGCATCTGGTGGACGATGATCGCGGGGTCGGCAAACTGGGAGTACCGCCCCGACGGGAGCTTCGAGAGCCCGGAGGAGGCGGCCGGATACGTCCACGGCGCTCGAACCGAACGGATGAAACGCTACATGAGCTTCGCGAGCGAGAACGGTCTCGACAGCGTGCTCGTCGAGGGCTGGAACGAGGGCTGGGATACGTATCCCGGCGACGGCTCGGGACTCGAGTTCGGCGTCGACGACTCCTATCCCGACTTCGACGTGCGGGAGGTCACCGGGTTCGGGGCGGCCCTCGATGACCCCGTCGAGATGACCATCCACAACGAGACGGCGGGCAACCTCCCCCAGTACGAGGCCCAGATCGCCGAGGACGACATCTTCGAACAGTACGAGGAGGTGGGGATCCACACGATCAAGAACGGCTACGTCTCGGACCCGGGACTCATCATCACCGACGAGGACGAGAACCCCCAGCCGACCCACAACCAGCACAACCAACTCGCGGTCAACCACCACCGACTGGTCATGCGGGCGGCGGCGAAACACCGCCAGATGCTCGAGATCCACGAGGGGATCAAACCCACCGGCGAGATCCGCACCTACCCCAACGTCGCCAACCGCGAGGTCGTCAAGGCCCAAGAGTACGACGGGTTCGGCCAGCTGGGGTCGAACGTCGGGCGCGAACACCACGTCACGCTGCCGTTTACCCGGATGCTCGCCGGGCCGACGAGCTACCAGCCCGGCATCTTCGATCTCACCTTCAACGACGACCGAGGCGGGCGGATCCAGACGACGCGAGCCAAGCAGCTCGCGATGTACCCCACCTACCTGAGTGGTCTGCAGATGGTCGCCGACCGGATGGAAGCCTACGTCAACGAGGAGTTCGCACTCGGCGAGGCCCTTCAGGCGGCCTCCGGCGACCTCGACGGGATGATCACCGACGACGCGTGGCGAAACGCCTTCGGGACGAACTTCGTCGCGGTCGATCCCAACCGCGTCCCCAGCGGCTCGTCGGTTTCCGTTACGGTACGGGACGTCCCCTCGGCGGGCACGTACGACCTGCACCTCCGGTACGCGAGCGCGCCCGAGGACAACGCCGGGCGCGTGATCGAGGCCGGCGGGCCACGGGCGACACTGCGGGTCAACGGTTCGACCGAGACGATCGCCCCCGAGTTCACCGAGTACTGGGACCAGTGGGAGGTGTTCACGACCGCCGTCGAACTGGACGCGGGCGACAACGAGGTCGCCATCGAGCTGCACTACGAGAACGGCGAGTCCTTCGAGGGCGACGTCGGCGGGTTCAACCTGAACACGGTCGCGGTGACCGAGTCTGGCGATCCCTCGCCGATCCCCGCGGAATACGAGGGGTATACGCCCGAGAGCGAGAACTTCGACGCGAAACCCGAGTTCGCCTTCATCGAGGACGTACCGGTGGACTGGGACGAGACCCGTGTGGTGGATTCGGCCATCGGCGAGTACGTCGTCACCGCCCGACGGTCGGGCGAGGAGTGGTACGTCGGCTCGATGACCGACGGGGGCGGACGGGCACTCGACGTGCCCCTCGACTTCCTCGCACCCGGCGAATCGGGCGGGTCGGGGCGTGGACGGGCTCCACGCGGCCCGAAGTACGTCGCCGAGATCTACTCCGACGGGGTCGGTGCCGGCGTGGATAGCGATCCGACCGACGTGCGGATCGACGAGGCGATCGTCGACCCGAGTACGACCCTGTTGGTCTCGATGGCTCCCAGCGGCGGGACCGCGATTCGCCTCCGCCCGGCAAAGGGTCGGGAACGAAGCGAGCGTCCGAGCTACGAGCGTCCCGAACAGACGCTCACCTACTCGATCGACTCCGAGGCGGGGCTGGGCGAGCCGCTCGTCACGGCGACCGGGTCGAACGACGGCGATTTCGTCGGCGGAACGACCGTCGAGATCGAAGTCGACGGCGAGGTCGTTGCCGTCGACAACGTCCGGCTCCCGCCGGGCGCATCGGAGGACACTGTCGAACTGGGCTATCGGATCAGTTCCATCGGAACCTACGACGTGGTCGTTCGCGACCCCGAGAGCGGCGATGAACTCGCCTCGGGGACCGTCAGCGTCGAGCCCGGCGAACTCGTCGTCGAACTCTCCGATCCCGGCGGCGACGATTACGGCCCCGGCGGGTACGTCTATCCGACCGACGGGGCCTTCGAGGACGGCGCGTTCGACCTGCGATCGTTTGCCCTCTACGAGACGGACGCGCAGTATCGCTTCGCCTTCACCGTCGAGAACCTCTATGACACCTTCGACGGGGCGTTCTCGCCGCATTACTTCCTGTTGTACCTGCGCGATCCCTCGCGCTCGGACGGCCGGACGACCGGGCTCGACGACCTCGGACTCACCGCCGAGTTCGAGGCGCCCTGGCACTACCGGATCGACGCCAGCGGGTTCGGGCGCGCGGTCGTCGACAGCGAGGGTACGGGCCTGGGAACGCCCGACCTCGTCGTCGATTTCGAGAGCGATACCGTGATCGTCTCGGTCGGGAAGGACGTACTCGGCGGTCTGGACCCGACCGACGCGGAACTCGCCCCGCTCGTCGGCAGCGAGGACAACGGGGCGCTCCGGCCGGTTGCGGTCGATCCCGAGTCGTTCGTCTTCGGTGGCGCACGTGAGGGCGCGGTCGGAAACGCACCGCGGGTCGTCGACCTCCTGACCCCCGACGGCGTCGCCCAGGAGGCGGCCCTCGAATACGACGCCGACTCGCTCGCGACGATCCCGTTCACGTCGCTGTAG
- a CDS encoding four-carbon acid sugar kinase family protein, which translates to MPRALVVADDLTGATDTAHAFATRGYETAVQVDPNRTAPESTVLAVNTDSRYVDPETAAGRVRRAIAGSDARLVYKKVDSTLRGNVEREVDAAIEAGGFDLALVAPAAPAVGRLTACGAHLVDGRLLSETEYADDPNPPPSARPAALFEGATRPVERIGIEVVASGPEPVRETLAAVRTGAVVTCDATHDRHLAALGRAGRELDRSVLYVGSSGLAEHVALPVDPGTPRPTATGDGGALGIVGSVSETSLAQIAALPAEWVLAIDPEALLSDPERAGREAGRRATARLATGEHAVVTAAPDRETVGRTLELGRERGLTGKAIRTRVATALAGAARPAVAEAAGLFVTGGDVAMAAFDRLGVRALSLSGADIEAGIPIGRIDGGPADGVAVVTKAGGFGGEVTVINCLRTLGEDHE; encoded by the coding sequence ATGCCACGCGCGCTGGTCGTCGCCGACGACCTCACCGGCGCGACCGACACTGCCCACGCGTTCGCGACGCGGGGCTACGAGACGGCGGTGCAGGTCGATCCGAACCGAACGGCCCCCGAGTCGACCGTCCTCGCGGTGAACACCGACTCGCGCTATGTCGACCCCGAAACCGCCGCCGGGCGGGTGCGCCGGGCGATCGCCGGGAGCGACGCCCGACTCGTCTACAAGAAAGTCGACTCGACGCTGCGGGGGAACGTCGAACGCGAGGTCGACGCCGCCATCGAAGCCGGGGGGTTCGACCTCGCGCTCGTCGCGCCCGCCGCCCCCGCCGTCGGGCGACTGACCGCCTGCGGCGCCCACCTCGTCGACGGCCGCCTGCTCTCGGAGACCGAGTACGCGGACGATCCCAACCCGCCTCCCAGCGCCCGCCCGGCGGCGCTGTTCGAGGGGGCGACTCGACCGGTCGAACGCATCGGGATCGAGGTCGTCGCAAGCGGTCCCGAACCCGTCCGGGAGACGCTCGCCGCCGTCCGGACCGGTGCGGTGGTCACCTGCGACGCGACCCACGACCGGCACCTCGCGGCGCTGGGGCGGGCGGGTCGGGAACTCGACCGCTCGGTGCTCTACGTCGGCAGTTCGGGTCTCGCCGAGCACGTCGCCCTCCCGGTCGATCCCGGCACCCCGCGTCCCACCGCGACCGGCGACGGGGGGGCACTCGGGATCGTCGGCAGCGTCAGCGAGACGAGCCTCGCACAGATCGCTGCGCTCCCGGCCGAATGGGTGCTCGCGATCGATCCCGAGGCCCTGCTTTCCGATCCCGAGCGCGCGGGCCGAGAGGCGGGTCGGCGGGCCACGGCACGCCTCGCAACCGGCGAGCACGCCGTCGTGACGGCCGCGCCGGATCGCGAAACGGTCGGGCGAACCCTCGAACTCGGTCGCGAACGGGGACTGACTGGCAAGGCGATCCGTACGCGGGTCGCGACGGCGCTCGCGGGCGCGGCGCGCCCGGCCGTCGCCGAGGCGGCGGGACTGTTCGTCACCGGCGGGGACGTCGCGATGGCCGCTTTCGACCGGCTCGGAGTGCGGGCGCTCTCGCTGTCGGGGGCGGACATCGAGGCCGGGATCCCGATCGGGCGGATCGACGGCGGACCCGCAGACGGTGTGGCGGTCGTCACCAAAGCCGGCGGGTTCGGAGGCGAGGTGACGGTAATTAACTGCCTGCGGACCCTCGGTGAGGACCATGAGTAA
- the pdxA gene encoding 4-hydroxythreonine-4-phosphate dehydrogenase PdxA: MSKPTVGITMGDPAGIGPEIVVKGYRELRAAADVLVIGDADVVESARGICGSDLGVERIASPTEATFSPDAIPVLDLDNVGDLERGVVREDYGRASLGYVERAIELAQAGEIDAMTTAPINKQSTKLAGSEHAGHTGMLADYTDTENYSMMLIEDDLRVTHVSTHVPLREACDLVGEEVVLDTVRVTDEALRELGVEEPTVAVAGLNPHASDGGLLGAEDGDEIEPAVSRAREEGIDAFGPESPDTVYVQAARGAADCVVSMYHDQGHIPIKMLGFAEGGAVSGVNVTIGLPIVRTSVDHGTAFDIAGEGIASERSLLDAVAVAGKMARDRTRAEAGEGA; the protein is encoded by the coding sequence ATGAGTAAGCCCACGGTCGGGATCACGATGGGCGATCCCGCCGGGATCGGCCCGGAGATCGTCGTCAAGGGATATCGCGAGCTTCGAGCGGCGGCCGACGTGCTGGTGATCGGCGACGCCGACGTCGTCGAGAGCGCCCGCGGGATCTGTGGGTCGGATCTGGGTGTCGAGCGGATCGCTTCGCCGACCGAGGCGACCTTCAGCCCGGACGCGATCCCCGTCCTCGATCTCGACAACGTCGGCGATCTAGAGCGGGGCGTGGTCCGCGAGGACTACGGACGAGCGAGCCTCGGGTACGTCGAGCGGGCCATCGAACTCGCGCAGGCGGGCGAGATCGACGCGATGACCACCGCCCCGATCAACAAGCAGTCGACGAAACTCGCGGGCAGCGAACATGCGGGCCATACGGGGATGCTCGCCGACTACACCGACACCGAGAACTACTCGATGATGCTGATCGAGGACGACCTCAGAGTGACCCACGTCAGCACCCACGTCCCCCTTCGGGAGGCCTGCGACCTCGTTGGCGAGGAGGTCGTCCTCGACACCGTCCGCGTGACCGACGAGGCGCTTCGCGAGTTGGGCGTCGAGGAGCCGACAGTGGCGGTCGCGGGGCTCAACCCCCACGCCAGCGACGGCGGGTTGCTCGGCGCGGAGGATGGCGACGAAATCGAACCGGCCGTTTCGCGCGCCCGCGAGGAGGGGATCGACGCGTTCGGGCCCGAATCGCCCGACACGGTCTACGTGCAGGCCGCCCGTGGCGCCGCGGACTGTGTCGTTTCGATGTACCACGACCAGGGTCACATCCCGATCAAGATGCTCGGCTTCGCCGAGGGCGGCGCAGTCTCGGGCGTCAACGTCACGATCGGCCTCCCGATCGTCAGGACGAGCGTCGATCACGGCACCGCCTTCGACATCGCGGGCGAGGGAATCGCCAGCGAGCGGAGCCTGCTCGACGCCGTAGCGGTCGCAGGCAAGATGGCCCGAGACCGGACGCGCGCCGAGGCGGGTGAGGGCGCGTGA
- a CDS encoding lactate racemase domain-containing protein, which yields MNLEFPDAETLRGANDVDPEDLPRFARATRERDLDSIEDVDAAARQAVADLPLDALDPGAEVAITAGSRGIHDMPALLAAAVDDLRERGFEPSVIAAMGSHGGATSDGQRETLDALGISEDRLGCAIHTSMAVAEVGRDSLDRPVYVAEDALDMDAVILANRIKPHTDFHGPVESGLCKIAVIGLGKHRGAESLHNAGLASDFSEVIRERAELIIENSPVVGGIGLIEDAADRATHIEGVPANRITEREPELLDRAREELPTLPVSDLDFLVLDEIGKEVSGTGMDTNVIGRVLFHGEAEPESPSITRIYARSITPASHGNGLGLGLADFVHQGVVADLELSDMYVNIVTSGEPTRARIPFTVPDDLTALMLACSTTGVADPADLRVARIENTMEPDELLVSEPVARELDGREDVSVGSLEPLGYEDGTFAPFG from the coding sequence GTGAACCTCGAATTTCCCGACGCCGAGACGCTTCGGGGAGCCAACGACGTCGATCCCGAGGACCTGCCCCGCTTCGCACGCGCGACCCGCGAGCGCGACCTCGATTCGATCGAGGACGTCGATGCGGCCGCCCGGCAGGCCGTCGCCGACCTCCCGCTCGACGCGCTCGATCCCGGTGCGGAGGTCGCGATCACCGCCGGGAGTCGCGGCATTCACGACATGCCCGCACTGTTAGCGGCGGCCGTCGACGACCTGCGCGAGCGGGGGTTCGAGCCCTCGGTGATCGCCGCGATGGGTTCGCATGGCGGGGCGACCAGCGATGGGCAACGCGAGACGCTCGACGCGCTCGGGATCTCCGAGGACCGTCTGGGGTGTGCGATCCACACCTCGATGGCGGTCGCCGAAGTCGGACGCGATAGTCTGGATCGGCCGGTCTACGTCGCCGAGGACGCCCTCGACATGGACGCGGTGATCCTCGCGAACCGGATCAAACCCCACACCGACTTTCATGGACCGGTCGAGAGCGGGCTGTGTAAGATCGCGGTGATCGGGCTGGGCAAGCATCGCGGCGCCGAATCGCTGCACAACGCCGGGTTAGCGTCGGATTTCAGCGAGGTCATCCGGGAGCGAGCCGAGTTAATCATCGAGAACAGTCCCGTCGTGGGCGGGATCGGCCTGATAGAGGACGCCGCCGACAGGGCGACCCACATCGAGGGTGTTCCTGCGAATCGGATCACCGAACGGGAGCCCGAACTGCTCGACCGAGCGCGCGAGGAACTCCCGACCCTCCCCGTTTCCGACCTCGACTTTCTCGTACTCGACGAGATCGGCAAGGAGGTCTCGGGGACCGGCATGGACACCAACGTGATCGGGCGGGTGCTCTTTCACGGCGAGGCCGAACCCGAGTCTCCGAGTATCACCCGGATCTACGCCCGGTCGATCACGCCCGCCTCCCACGGCAACGGGCTGGGGCTCGGTCTCGCGGACTTCGTTCACCAGGGCGTCGTCGCGGACCTCGAACTCTCCGATATGTACGTCAACATCGTCACCAGCGGGGAACCCACCCGGGCGCGCATCCCCTTTACCGTTCCCGATGATCTGACTGCGCTCATGCTGGCGTGCTCGACGACAGGGGTGGCGGACCCCGCCGACCTGCGGGTCGCCCGGATCGAGAACACGATGGAGCCCGACGAACTGCTGGTCTCGGAACCCGTCGCCCGCGAGTTGGACGGTCGCGAGGACGTCTCGGTCGGTTCGCTCGAACCGCTCGGATACGAGGACGGAACGTTCGCGCCGTTCGGGTGA
- a CDS encoding dihydrodipicolinate synthase family protein, protein MPTLDSSFTGVLCPIVTPLDDGEVDEEALASLTQFILEGGVDGLFPCGTTGEFASLAPEQRSQVIGTVAEVAGDAPVIAGAAATSVPETLERIEEAEAAGADAAAIVGPYFHTANAAGGTQQYFEAVADESALPLYLYNIPMYVGDGIDAETVGALAEHDSIRGMKDTSGDLSYFLSVDRQTPEEFVLFQGFDTLLVPALRMGSNGGVHALGNVIPEVFAELLDSADAERGAELQREAIAPLFELCVEYGFAPATKAALVHRDVIPSDAVKPPLVSLDEEARAEIGEAVDRALDV, encoded by the coding sequence ATGCCGACACTTGACAGCTCGTTCACCGGCGTCCTGTGCCCCATCGTCACGCCACTCGACGACGGCGAGGTCGACGAGGAAGCGCTCGCATCGCTCACCCAGTTCATTCTAGAGGGCGGCGTCGACGGCCTCTTTCCCTGTGGCACCACCGGCGAGTTCGCCAGCCTCGCGCCCGAACAGCGCAGCCAGGTCATCGGTACCGTCGCCGAGGTTGCGGGTGATGCGCCCGTGATCGCCGGCGCGGCCGCCACGAGCGTCCCCGAAACCCTCGAACGCATCGAGGAGGCCGAGGCCGCCGGCGCCGACGCCGCCGCGATCGTCGGGCCCTACTTCCACACCGCCAACGCCGCCGGAGGCACCCAGCAGTACTTCGAGGCGGTCGCCGACGAGAGCGCTCTGCCGCTCTATCTGTATAACATCCCGATGTACGTCGGCGACGGGATCGACGCCGAGACGGTAGGTGCGCTCGCCGAACACGACTCGATCCGCGGGATGAAAGACACCAGCGGCGACCTCTCGTATTTCCTCTCGGTGGATCGTCAGACCCCCGAGGAGTTCGTCCTCTTCCAAGGCTTTGACACCCTGCTTGTGCCAGCCCTGCGGATGGGCTCGAACGGTGGCGTCCACGCGCTCGGAAACGTCATCCCCGAGGTTTTTGCCGAACTGCTCGATTCTGCCGACGCCGAGCGCGGCGCCGAACTCCAGCGCGAGGCGATCGCGCCGCTGTTCGAACTCTGCGTGGAGTACGGCTTCGCCCCGGCGACGAAGGCCGCACTGGTCCATCGGGACGTGATTCCCTCGGATGCGGTCAAGCCCCCGCTGGTCTCGCTCGATGAAGAGGCCCGTGCGGAGATCGGCGAGGCCGTCGATCGGGCGCTCGACGTCTGA
- a CDS encoding GntP family permease: protein MVLENPLIPFAVGLLTVVLLLVWLKLPAFVGLIIATFVVGIVTTEVPIVDVPTTTAEAFGEILVGIGIPILMAAIIGKTLMESGAAERIVRGFLGLTGKDNSEFALLGSSYVLSIPVFFDNVFYLLAPIGRSMRARTGGKYAIYISVLGAGALGTHMLVPPTPGPLAMAAELNVDLGLAILVGMSVALPTTLVGGVVYGRWIDQRMDIPLREAMGTTSESIQETADKSTAELPGLAESSLPIALPVALIAANTIAGVAVPEGSSILSATGFFGDPNIALTLAALAATGTFYRMSDLDKEALGDELTEALKSGGNIIAITAAGGAFGAMLQTAGIGDYIAEGLGEVGIPLLLTGWLIAGLIRVAQGSGTVAILTGAAIMAPLTGGAGVHPVWMMMAVGTGGMLFAWYNDSGYWIVKEVSGITQAETFKTFSAVNFVMSITGITVVLILSTLFPLT, encoded by the coding sequence ATGGTGCTCGAAAACCCGTTGATCCCGTTCGCCGTGGGGTTGTTGACCGTCGTCCTGTTGCTCGTCTGGTTGAAACTGCCCGCGTTTGTCGGGTTGATCATCGCGACGTTCGTCGTCGGGATCGTCACGACCGAGGTGCCGATCGTGGACGTACCGACGACGACGGCGGAGGCGTTCGGCGAGATACTGGTCGGGATCGGGATCCCGATCCTGATGGCGGCGATCATCGGCAAGACGCTGATGGAAAGTGGCGCCGCCGAGCGTATCGTTCGGGGGTTCCTCGGCCTCACCGGCAAGGACAACTCCGAGTTCGCGCTGCTCGGAAGCAGCTACGTCCTCTCGATCCCGGTCTTTTTCGACAACGTGTTCTACCTGCTCGCGCCGATCGGCCGGTCGATGCGCGCACGGACCGGGGGGAAGTACGCGATCTACATCTCGGTGCTTGGCGCCGGTGCGCTCGGCACACACATGCTCGTCCCGCCGACGCCCGGCCCACTGGCGATGGCCGCGGAACTGAACGTCGATCTCGGTCTCGCGATCCTCGTCGGCATGTCAGTTGCCCTCCCGACGACGCTCGTTGGCGGGGTCGTCTACGGGCGGTGGATCGATCAGCGAATGGACATTCCGCTCCGGGAGGCGATGGGCACGACCAGCGAGAGTATTCAGGAGACGGCGGACAAATCGACGGCCGAACTGCCGGGGTTGGCCGAGTCGTCGCTACCGATCGCGTTGCCCGTGGCATTGATCGCCGCGAACACGATCGCCGGCGTCGCGGTCCCGGAGGGCTCGTCGATCCTCTCGGCGACGGGGTTTTTCGGCGATCCGAACATCGCGCTGACGCTGGCTGCGCTCGCCGCGACGGGGACGTTCTATCGAATGAGCGACCTCGATAAGGAAGCCCTCGGCGACGAACTGACGGAGGCGCTCAAAAGCGGCGGGAACATCATCGCGATCACGGCCGCGGGCGGTGCGTTCGGCGCGATGCTCCAGACGGCCGGCATCGGCGATTACATCGCCGAGGGGCTCGGCGAGGTCGGCATTCCGCTCCTTCTCACGGGATGGCTGATCGCCGGTCTGATCCGCGTCGCACAGGGGTCGGGAACCGTCGCGATCCTCACCGGCGCGGCGATCATGGCGCCGCTGACGGGCGGGGCGGGGGTGCATCCGGTCTGGATGATGATGGCCGTCGGCACCGGCGGGATGCTCTTTGCGTGGTACAACGACAGCGGCTACTGGATCGTCAAGGAAGTTTCGGGTATCACGCAGGCGGAGACGTTCAAGACCTTCTCGGCGGTGAACTTCGTCATGTCGATCACCGGAATCACGGTCGTGTTGATCCTCTCGACGCTGTTCCCGCTGACGTAA
- the ilvC gene encoding ketol-acid reductoisomerase, protein MTETTIYDDSDADLSVLEGATVAMIGYGNQGRSQALNLRDSGVEVVVGNRGDEYRERIEDDGFEALSIADAAERGDVICLLIPDEVAPDVFDAEIEPGLEEGNTVYVSHGYNLTYDLLQPPETTDVVLVAPRMGGWAVRELYESGEGFPSVLAVEQDYTGDAKAIALAMAKGIGSTQAGVVEGTADMETKIDLLSEQALLPIMMAAMTTKFEVEVAHGIPPEIVMSELYLSYEMAEIFEEMAERGYLGQLPFHSRTSQYGQLSRFDQFDAEPLREFYEEQLQGIDNGSFAREWSAEQDLDRPGLKRLYKKYRESAFFEAERETMERLDFGAEDGT, encoded by the coding sequence GTGACAGAGACAACCATATACGACGACTCGGATGCCGACCTCTCGGTGCTCGAGGGCGCGACCGTGGCGATGATCGGCTACGGGAACCAGGGGCGCTCTCAGGCGCTCAACCTGCGCGACTCGGGCGTCGAGGTGGTCGTAGGGAATCGCGGCGACGAGTACCGCGAGCGGATCGAGGACGACGGCTTCGAGGCGCTCTCGATCGCGGACGCGGCCGAGCGCGGCGACGTGATCTGTCTGCTCATCCCCGACGAGGTCGCCCCCGACGTATTCGACGCGGAGATCGAACCCGGACTCGAGGAGGGGAACACGGTCTACGTCTCGCATGGCTACAACCTCACCTACGACCTGTTACAGCCCCCCGAGACCACCGACGTCGTGCTCGTCGCGCCGCGCATGGGTGGGTGGGCCGTCCGGGAACTCTACGAGTCGGGCGAGGGGTTCCCGAGCGTGCTGGCAGTCGAGCAGGACTACACGGGGGACGCGAAGGCCATTGCACTGGCGATGGCGAAGGGGATCGGCTCGACGCAGGCGGGGGTGGTCGAGGGGACCGCGGACATGGAGACGAAGATCGACTTGCTTTCCGAGCAGGCGCTTCTCCCGATCATGATGGCCGCGATGACCACGAAGTTCGAGGTGGAAGTCGCCCACGGGATCCCCCCGGAGATCGTCATGTCCGAACTGTACCTCTCTTATGAGATGGCCGAGATCTTCGAGGAGATGGCCGAACGGGGCTACCTCGGCCAGCTTCCATTTCACTCGCGAACGAGCCAGTACGGCCAGCTCAGCCGCTTTGATCAGTTCGACGCCGAACCGCTGCGGGAGTTCTACGAAGAACAGCTCCAGGGGATCGATAACGGGTCGTTCGCCCGCGAGTGGAGCGCCGAGCAGGACCTCGACCGCCCGGGATTGAAACGCCTCTACAAGAAGTACCGTGAATCCGCGTTCTTCGAGGCCGAACGCGAGACGATGGAGCGACTCGACTTCGGGGCCGAAGACGGCACGTGA